The following are encoded together in the Parambassis ranga chromosome 20, fParRan2.1, whole genome shotgun sequence genome:
- the plod2 gene encoding procollagen-lysine,2-oxoglutarate 5-dioxygenase 2, whose protein sequence is MEYLKFCLVVLFWIKFADSVLSTDAPQTPAPLPKEKLLVLTVATEETDGFLRFMRSANYFNYTVKVLGMGEAWKGGEVGRSIGGGQKVKLLKKAMEDLADEEDLVVLSVDSYDLIFAGGPEEILRKFQQANHKVLFAAEGLIWPDKRLADKYPSIRSGKRYLNSGGIIGYASYVNRIVSQWNLHDNDDDQLFYTKIYLDPLQRETLNMTLDHKCQIFQNLNGAVDEVLLKFGTDRVRVRNTAYDSLPVVVHGNGNTKMYLNYLANYVPNAWNYEHGCSHCDDDVVDLSQLKEYPNVLVGVFIEQPTPFLPEFLHRLLTLDYPKDKLRVFVHNNEVYHEKHIQKFWEENRNVFSSFKVVGPEEILSQGEARNMGMDLCRKDVTCDYYFSIDSDVMLTNRQTVKLLIEQNRKIIGPLVTRHGKLWSNFWGALSLDGYYARSEDYIDIVQRKRMGVWNIPYMAHVYLVKGSVLRNELKERNYFVLEKLDPDMALCRNAREMTSHREKDSPSPESFHMLRPPKGVFMYITNRHEFGRLISTANYNTSHYNNDLWQIFENPVDWKEKYIHQNYTRIFTENFLEEPCPDVFWFPVFSEKACDELVEEMEHYGSWSGGKHEDKRIAGGYETVPTDDIHMKQIGFDKEWLHFIREFVSPVTLKVFAGYYTKGYAVMNFVVKYTPARQAYLKPHHDSSTFTINIALNNKDKDFQGGGCRFHRYNCSIESPRKGWSFMHPGRLTHLHEGLPTTNGTRYIAVSFIDP, encoded by the exons AAAAATTGCTCGTCTTGACTGTTGCGACAGAAGAAACAGATGGCTTCCTCCGCTTCATGCGGTCTGCTAACTATTTCAACTACACTGTGAAG GTGCTGGGGATGGGAGAGGCATGGAAGGGCGGTGAAGTGGGTCGATCTATTGGTGGAGGGCAAAAAGTCAAACTACTGAAGAAGGCTATGGAGGATCTGGCTGACGAGGAGGATCTTGTGGTCCTGTCAGTGGACAG CTATGATCTTATCTTTGCTGGCGGACCAGAAGAGATTCTCAGGAAATTCCAGCAAGCCAATCACAAGGTGCTTTTCGCTGCAGAGGGACTAATATGGCCAGATAAACGACTAGCTGACAAATACCCCTCAATCCGCAGCGGCAAGCGCTACCTCAACTCTGGAG GTATAATTGGCTATGCCTCGTACGTAAACAGAATTGTTTCACAGTGGAATCTCCATGACAATGATGACGATCAGCTCTTCTACACTAAAATATATCTGGATCCATTACAGCGA GAAACTCTCAACATGACTTTGGATCACAAGTGCCAGATTTTCCAGAACCTGAATGGAGCTGTTG ACGAAGTGCTTCTCAAGTTTGGAACAGACCGCGTTAGAGTCAGAAACACTGCATACGACTCTCTGCCAGTGGTTGTCCATGGCAACGGAAACACTAAA ATGTACTTGAACTACTTGGCCAACTATGTTCCCAACGCGTGGAACTATGAACATGGGTGCAGCCACTGCGATGATGATGTTGTGGACTTGTCTCAGCTGAAA GAGTATCCAAATGTGTTGGTCGGTGTATTCATTGAGCAGCCAACTCCATTTCTGCCTGAATTCCTCCACCGGCTGCTGACTCTGGATTACCCCAAAGATAAACTCAGAGTTTTTGTCCACAACAAC GAGGTTTACCATGAGAAGCACATCCAGAAGTTCTGGGAAGAGAACCGGAATGTGTTCAGCAGTTTCAAGGTTGTGGGACCAGAAGAAATTTTGAGCCAAGGAGAAGCCAGGAATATGGGCAT GGATCTTTGCCGAAAGGATGTCACATGCGACTACTACTTCAGCATAGATTCAGACGTCATGCTCACCAACAGACAGACGGTGAAGCTACTCATCGAGCAAAACAG AAAAATAATTGGCCCCCTTGTCACTCGTCATGGCAAGCTGTGGTCCAACTTCTGGGGAGCCCTGAGTCTGGACGGTTATTATGCTCGCTCTGAGGATTATATTGACATTGTGCAGAGAAAACGCAT GGGTGTGTGGAACATTCCTTACATGGCACATGTTTACCTTGTCAAGGGCAGTGTCTTGAGGAATGAACTGAAAGAAAGGAACTACTTTGTTCTGGAGAAACTGGACCCAGATATGGCTTTATGTAGAAATGCCAGAGAAATG ACCAGTCACAGGGAAAAAGACTCCCCCTCTCCGGAATCATTCCATATGCTCAGGCCCCCAAAG GGTGTCTTCATGTACATAACCAACCGTCATGAGTTTGGGAGACTCATTTCCACAGCAAATTATAACACTTCTCATTACAACAACGACTTGTGGCAGATATTTGAAAACCCAGTG GACTGGAAGGAGAAGTACATCCATCAAAACTACACCCGAATTTTCACCGAGAACTTTTTGGAGGAG cCTTGTCCAGATGTGTTCTGGTTCCCAGTCTTCTCAGAGAAGGCTTGTGATGAACTAGTCGAGGAGATGGAGCACTACGGTTCATGGTCTGGAGGCAAACATGAG GACAAGCGGATTGCTGGAGGCTATGAGACCGTGCCGACAGACGACATTCATATGAAGCAAATTGGGTTCGATAAAGAGTGGTTACACTTCATCCGAGAGTTCGTATCACCCGTCACTTTAAAGGTTTTCGCTGGCTATTACACAAAG GGTTACGCTGTAATGAATTTTGTTGTAAAATACACACCTGCGAGGCAAGCATACCTGAAGCCCCACCATgactcctccaccttcaccatcAACATCGCCCTGaataacaaagacaaagactTCCAG GGTGGAGGCTGCCGTTTCCATAGGTATAACTGCTCCATAGAATCACCAAGAAAAGGCTGGAGTTTCATGCATCCAGGACGACTCACTCATCTGCACGAAGGCCTACCAACCACCAATGGCACGCGCTACATAGCAGTGTCTTTCATCGACCCTTGA